One genomic window of Hemiscyllium ocellatum isolate sHemOce1 chromosome 25, sHemOce1.pat.X.cur, whole genome shotgun sequence includes the following:
- the socs3b gene encoding suppressor of cytokine signaling 3b produces MVTYSKFDGMSRPVDVPAQRLSYRLKTFSSKNEYNLIVNTVRKLKESGFYWSTMNGGEANILLSPEPVGTFLIRDSSDNRHFFTLSVKTESGTKNLRIQCENCSFFLQTDPKSTQTVPKFDCVLKLIHHYMPSKSTDSGNVKRVYFIYSGGDKIPLVLSRPLSSSVSTLQHLCRKTVNGHVEVSGKVQDLPVPVRQFLKDYDAPV; encoded by the coding sequence ATGGTAACATACAGTAAGTTTGACGGGATGAGCCGTCCTGTCGATGTCCCCGCTCAAAGACTCTCTTACCGACTGAAGACGTTTTCATCCAAAAACGAGTACAACTTAATTGTGAACACTGTGCGGAAACTGAAAGAGAGTGGTTTTTACTGGAGTACAATGAATGGGGGGGAGGCGAACATCCTCCTTAGTCCCGAGCCAGTTGGAACTTTTCTCATAAGGGACAGCTCAGACAATAGGCATTTCTTTACCCTTAGTGTTAAAACGGAATCGGGTACCAAGAATCTGAGGATACAGTGTGAGAACTGTTCATTTTTCCTGCAAACGGACCCTAAAAGCACCCAAACCGTTCCTAAGTTTGACTGTGTGTTAAAATTGATCCACCATTATATGCCTTCAAAGTCTACAGACTCAGGGAATGTGAAGAGAGTTTATTTCATTTACTCTGGGGGTGACAAAATTCCTTTGGTGCTCTCCAGACCTCTCTCATCTAGTGTTTCAACACTGCAGCACCTGTGCAGGAAAACTGTAAACggacatgtggaggtatctggtAAAGTTCAAGATTTGCCTGTGCCTGTCAGACAGTTCCTCAAGGATTATGACGCTCCAGTATAA
- the LOC132827774 gene encoding V-type proton ATPase subunit G 1-like, producing the protein MASQSQGIQQLLQAEERAAEKVAEARKRKNRRLKQAKEEAQAEIEQYRLQKEKDFKAKENDALGSHGNSAIEVDKETQEKISEIGASYEESKEVVLNTLLGLIYDIKPEIHVNFRING; encoded by the coding sequence ATGGCGAGTCAGTCGCAGGGAATTCAACAGCTGCTTCAGGCCGAGGAACGGGCGGCGGAGAAGGTGGCTGAGGCTCGAAAACGAAAGAATCGCAGATTGAAGCAAGCAAAAGAGGAAGCTCAAGCTGAGATTGAACAGTATCGCCTGCAGAAAGAAAAGGACTTTAAAGCTAAGGAAAATGATGCACTTGGTTCACATGGTAATTCTGCAATTGAAGTTGACAAAGAAACCCAAGAGAAAATTAGTGAAATTGGAGCAAGCTATGAAGAGAGCAAGGAAGTTGTCTTGAATACTCTTCTTGGTTTGATTTATGACATTAAACCAGAAATTCATGTAAACTTTCGCATTAATGGTTAG